The region GTCGTCAATCTCGCCCATGGCGCCTTTGCAATGATCGGGGGTTACATCGCATCTTATGCTGTCCGCGACCTTGGCCTCGGTTATGGCGTCGGCGTTCTCGCGGCTGTCATCGGCACCATCATCATCGCCATTCCCATCGAGCGCTTTCTTTACCGCCGCATCTATGGTGCGCCGGAGCTCACGCAGGTCCTGATGACCATCGGCATCACCTTCTGCATCATCGGCATTGCCAACTACGTCATGGGACCGACCCTCAAGACAATACCCTTGCCGCAAACGCTGCAAGGGTCTGCAGACCTCGGTTTCCGCACCATTCCTGTACACCGCCTTTTTGCAATCGCCTGCGGGCTTGCGGTCGCGGCCCTGCTCTGGTTCACCATCGAAAGAACCAGCTTCGGCATCAAGCTCCGTGCATCGGTCGATAATGCCGCCATGGCAGCTGCCTTGGGCGTGCGCACTGAAATCATCTATGCGCTCAGCTTTGCGGTTGCGGTTGGGCTTGCCGCATTGGGTGGCGTCGTCGGTGCAGAGCTGCTGCCGGTCGAGCCCTATTACGCGCTTCGCTACATGGTCACGTTTCTGGTCGTCGTTTCCGTCGGCGGCGCTGGCTCCATTCCCGGCGCGCTGATTGCCTGCCTTGTTCTTGGCGGTATCGACACTGCCGGGCGCTATCTGATGCCGGAATTCGGAGAGTTTTTCTTCTATCTCGCCGTCATCGCCATCATCTGTGTCTTCCCACGCGGTTTTGCCGGAAGGATGAAGTGAGATGACGCTCGCTACCAGTACCATCAGCACGTCTCGCCCCAATCGTTCCATCGTTCGCGATCTGGCGGGACTCGCAGCCATCACCGTGATGGCCGTGATCGGCTATCTCCTCTCCCCTGACAATCTGGCCCTGTTGACACGCATCATCGGCATTGCCCTGCTCGTGCTGTCGCTTGATCTCGTTACCGGTTATTGCGGGGTGGCGACCCTTGGCCACGCGGCGCTTTTCGGCTCCGGTGCCTACGCCGCCGGTATCGTATCCGCCCATTTCGGCATTACCGACCCGCTGCTCATGCTGCTGGCTGGCATTTGTGGTGGTGCCGTCTCCGGCCTTGTCTGCGGTGTCGTCATTCTGCGCGCGCACGGCCTGCCGCAACTCGTCCTTTCGATCGCGCTGATCCACCTGTTCCACGAATTCGCCAACAAGGCATCATCCTGGACAGGCGGCAGCGACGGTCTCTCCGGTATCTCGGCAGACCCCATCTTCGGCTATTTCGAATTCGATCTTTACGGCCATACCGCCTACGTCTTCGGTGTCGTGTTACTCCTCATCACCTTCATTATCTTACGCATATTGGTGCGGTCCCCTTTCGGCATGCTGTGCCGGGGCATCAAGGAAGACCCCGTTCGCATTGCCTCGATGGGCGCGTCTCCAAAGGTAACGCTGATGAAGATGTATGTGATATCAGGTGCAGTCGCAGGCGTCGGCGGCGCGCTCAACGCCATTTCGACCCAAGTGGTGGGTCTCGACAGCCTGTCATTCACGCTATCCGCGGAAAGCCTCGTCATGCTGGTCCTCGGTGGAACGGGCTCACTCTACGGTGCCCTCTCGGGCACCATCATCTTCATGCTGTTCGAAGACTACGTCTCCGCCGCAAACCCCTTCCATTGGCTGACGATGGTCGGCGCCCTGCTGATTGCCGTCGTGCTCTTCGCGCCCAAGGGCTTATATGGGACAGTGGCCAACATGCTGCGACGCCGACGGGAGGCTGTGAAATGAGTGCCGCCTTCGAAGTCATCAATCTAAAAAAATCCTTCGGCGGGCTTTCCGTCACCAGTGATATCTCCATATCCATGCACCCCGGCGATCGCGTTGCACTCATCGGACCCAACGGCGCGGGCAAAACGACATTCGTCAATCTCGTAACCGGTAACCTCGCGCCCGATTCCGGCGATGTGCGGATTGGCGGCGAGACCGTCACGCGGATCGATGCCGCGGGACGGGTCAAGCGAGGGCTGGTGCGATCCTTTCAGGTGACCCGGCTGTTCCAGGACATGACGCCTGCCGAACATGTCGCGCTCGCTATTCTGCAACGCGAAGGCAAAACGGGCCGAATGTTCGGCAATTTTCTGGCGATGCCCGACGTCATGGCAGAAGTGGAGGAGATGCTATCGAAGCTTGGCTTAATTACCTTGATGCACCGCCGCGTGAGCGAGATTGCCTATGGCCAGCAGCGTCTTCTGGAAATCGCGGTAGCGATGGCGTTAAAACCGAAGGTCCTGCTGCTTGATGAACCGGCAGCGGGTGTGCCGCAAAGCGATACGGGTCGGATCGAGCAGGCACTGGCCGATCTGCCCGCCGATCTCGCCGTATTGATGATCGAGCATGACATGGACCTCGTGTTCCGCTTCGCCAAGCGAGTGATCGTGCTTGCCGCGGGCGCTATCATATTCGATGGCCTGCCTGCCGATGTCACCAAGGACGCCCGCGTTCGTGAAGCCTATCTGGGGAGCTATGCCGATGCCAGCCGCGTCGCTTGAAGTTGACAATCTATGCGCAGGCTACGGCCCTACTCGGATATTGGAGGGCGTTTCCTTTCGTGTTGCATCGGGAGGCCGCCTCGCCATTCTCGGTCGCAACGGCATGGGAAAGACGACATTGCTTGCCACCCTCGCAGGCCAGACCCGACGTTATGATGGCACGATCAATCTCGGCTCCGCAAACGTGAGCGCCATGCCAAGTGCGGCACGTGCGCACCAAGGGCTGGGCTACGTGCCACAGGCACGCTGCGTTTTTCCGACACTGTCAGTCGAAGAAAACCTGTTCGTTGGCCTGAAAAGCCGTCCGCGCAGTGACATCGAAGAGGCCTACACGCGGTTTCCACGCCTTAAAGAACGGCGGCGCAATCTCGGCAACCAGCTTTCTGGCGGAGAGCAACAGATGCTGTCGACAGCGCGCAGCATTCTCGGACGTCCGTCCGTTCTGTTGCTGGACGAACCGCTGGAAGGACTGGCACCCGTCATATGCGAAGAACTCATGGCCGCCTTTACAGACTTGGCGAAAAGCGGTGACATGACAATCCTGCTGGTAGAGCAGCGCATACAAAGCGCACTCGATTTCGCCGATCAAGTCATCGTTCTCGAACGAGGCCGCGTCGCATGGAGCGGCACACCACAAGCGCTTTCCGCAGACCACAGCACCGTCGAACGGTTGCTCGGCGTCGGCGGATTGCATTGACGCTGTAGGAACTGACATCACTCGGCGTCGGATCTCAGTGGAAATGACAATTGCACAGTTGTTCCTTCGCCCTGCCTCGAAAATATCTGCGCCTCTCCACCGCTCTGGCGAACGAACCCATAAACCATCGCCAGACCAAGCCCCGCCCCGCCCTGATCGCCGCGCGTGGTGAAATAGGGCTCGAAAGCCTTGTCCACCGCCTCTGGCGTCATACCCGTCCCGTCGTCATCCACTTGCACCAGCAACAGATTTTCCGTTCGTCTGGCGCGGATGACGATCACCCCACCCTCTGGCATCGCGGCTGCGGAATTGAGACAGAGATTGAGGATGGATTGTTCGAAAAGCGCCGGGTCCAGAGGGATTTTGGGCATGCCCTCCTCAAGGTCGAGCCGAACATGGCATTTCACCCCGACGGCGATTTCAAGAATATCCGCCATTGTTCGCAACAGGCTGGCAATATCCATCGAGCTGGGGTGGATAGGATGCTGACTGCCGACTGAGAGCATGCTGCTGGCAAGCGAGCGACCACGGTCTGCTGCCTTTCGGATACGCGCGAGGTGACGCTTTTGACGGTCGTTGAAGCCAGCTTCCCGCTCCAACAGCCCAAGACTGCCGGTGATGATGCCGATCATGTTGCCGACTTCGTGACTGACCTGATGCGTCATGCGCATAATGCCATCGAGACGCTGGGCCTTGGACGCCTCTGCTTCCTGGCGGTCCATCGCGGTGACATCACGCGCCAGAAGTACGATGCCTCTGTCTGGTTGGCGTGAGAGCGAAATTTCGATGACCTGCTGGTCCTCTGCGCGGTGGCGAACGACGGCACGCTCCTGCAAGGTCCCGGAATGTGTGTGGCAAGGCAATAGCTCTGGATCGATTTCAGGAATGGCATGCGCGAATTTTCGCAGCGGCGACTTTCTCGATGCGGCGGATTTTCCGATGAGATCGATCACGCGACGGTTCATCGTAATCGGGTCGCCTG is a window of Agrobacterium vaccinii DNA encoding:
- a CDS encoding ABC transporter ATP-binding protein, with amino-acid sequence MSAAFEVINLKKSFGGLSVTSDISISMHPGDRVALIGPNGAGKTTFVNLVTGNLAPDSGDVRIGGETVTRIDAAGRVKRGLVRSFQVTRLFQDMTPAEHVALAILQREGKTGRMFGNFLAMPDVMAEVEEMLSKLGLITLMHRRVSEIAYGQQRLLEIAVAMALKPKVLLLDEPAAGVPQSDTGRIEQALADLPADLAVLMIEHDMDLVFRFAKRVIVLAAGAIIFDGLPADVTKDARVREAYLGSYADASRVA
- a CDS encoding ABC transporter ATP-binding protein produces the protein MPAASLEVDNLCAGYGPTRILEGVSFRVASGGRLAILGRNGMGKTTLLATLAGQTRRYDGTINLGSANVSAMPSAARAHQGLGYVPQARCVFPTLSVEENLFVGLKSRPRSDIEEAYTRFPRLKERRRNLGNQLSGGEQQMLSTARSILGRPSVLLLDEPLEGLAPVICEELMAAFTDLAKSGDMTILLVEQRIQSALDFADQVIVLERGRVAWSGTPQALSADHSTVERLLGVGGLH
- a CDS encoding branched-chain amino acid ABC transporter permease, which codes for MTLATSTISTSRPNRSIVRDLAGLAAITVMAVIGYLLSPDNLALLTRIIGIALLVLSLDLVTGYCGVATLGHAALFGSGAYAAGIVSAHFGITDPLLMLLAGICGGAVSGLVCGVVILRAHGLPQLVLSIALIHLFHEFANKASSWTGGSDGLSGISADPIFGYFEFDLYGHTAYVFGVVLLLITFIILRILVRSPFGMLCRGIKEDPVRIASMGASPKVTLMKMYVISGAVAGVGGALNAISTQVVGLDSLSFTLSAESLVMLVLGGTGSLYGALSGTIIFMLFEDYVSAANPFHWLTMVGALLIAVVLFAPKGLYGTVANMLRRRREAVK
- a CDS encoding branched-chain amino acid ABC transporter permease, translating into MQTVFSIAVDALAYGMVLFVISIGLSVTMGLMRVVNLAHGAFAMIGGYIASYAVRDLGLGYGVGVLAAVIGTIIIAIPIERFLYRRIYGAPELTQVLMTIGITFCIIGIANYVMGPTLKTIPLPQTLQGSADLGFRTIPVHRLFAIACGLAVAALLWFTIERTSFGIKLRASVDNAAMAAALGVRTEIIYALSFAVAVGLAALGGVVGAELLPVEPYYALRYMVTFLVVVSVGGAGSIPGALIACLVLGGIDTAGRYLMPEFGEFFFYLAVIAIICVFPRGFAGRMK